In the genome of Labeo rohita strain BAU-BD-2019 chromosome 24, IGBB_LRoh.1.0, whole genome shotgun sequence, one region contains:
- the nlrc3 gene encoding NLR family CARD domain-containing protein 3 — MDRHSQIPWQEYCYLDLKSNAQKQETSKRMEDPGWLRRHQTLLQRFLSTSMLVNVVHHMRKADLLSAQDAGLIQEMGSLKDKVQLLVEFLSAADPNGAALQAYLQNSHLTEYNLITVHDSVVRPYKEALIHRLKEDENSLAQVAGSSNSTLLLIECVSDLQQREHDLVQVSVNRGAGPLHGRALGLDKLIAPLTRVSTAPRVTLTVGVAGSGKSQMVRRFVHLWSTGQIYPELSLAIPIACWELSSYDRLSVERLLRLYVPYDNMDLIIFNESCKVLLIFDGLEEFRQSLDFADAPPTSDPRREIPVSDLIANIVRGNLLPWATLWLLSRPGTGAKVPAGLVDRVTEAPPLSQTQIKDYINHCITNTLDAYSLSQDNSPSQTNTTDDVSSQVWTYLNSQKPLLILSSVPALCHIIVTTLSRLIKLDSDATPLPRSLTEVYAHYCWPHLSGSDAPSGGIRKSLSTLGRLAFYSLLRRRYTFSETELRTYSVDVPPQGGSLGFRILQRRQNWSSDNVAWQFTHTSVQEFLGALFYYISSRRGMFDLFSESGVSWPRIGFHSHYRAALQKTNQSDAAAQGNLDLFMRFLSGLLSPAAATLLGSLLGVGHEEQVTQRTTATTLLQNAVTGTGGDAVSMRSVTMVTCLAELQQAEWLRSVEDDLINCSLRGKLKGGVCAVLAYLLQVSDACTEETQLSNCLDSSSLKKLLPQLLYCSKLRMENNEFKEGTMELLGSLLSAKECHIQMLSLADNSISSKGIKPLSRALLVNRTLTTLDLRGNNIGAKGAKTLCEALKMNQVLVSVNLQNNHIEDEGARALAEVLQSNRKLTTLNVQKNGIGPEGVKKIGEALKKNQTLQDLNISSNHLGDLGTVALAQALMVNHVLHTLSLQSNSVSDRGIKALSHALQSNQGLSCLNLRENSIGVSGAKDIAKALKVNTCLRELDLTANLLHDEGVTAIAEAMRVNRAITSLHLQWNFMKAGAAKALAQSLMSNTCIQLLDLQENALGDNGVIALACALRSNSSLNVLYLQGVSAGKSGAVALAEALVVNESLHTLDLRGNSIGMEGAKAFSSALKNNRSLRSLNLQENSLGMDGAIFIATALRGNHQLTYINLQGNGIGESGAKVVSDAIKAGAPDCVVDI, encoded by the exons ATGGATAGACATTCCCAAATTCCATGGCAGGAGTACTGCTACCTGGATCTGAAGTCCAATGCTCAAAAACAAGAGACTAGCAAAAGGATGGAAG ATCCCGGGTGGTTACGCAGACACCAGACGTTGTTGCAACGGTTCTTATCAACCTCCATGTTGGTAAATGTGGTCCATCACATGAGAAAGGCAGACCTGCTTAGTGCACAGGATGCGGGGCTTATCCAGGAAATGGGGTCCTTGAAAGATAAAGTGCAATTATTGGTTGAGTTCCTGTCTGCGGCGGATCCAAATGGCGCTGCCCTTCAGGCTTATCTTCAAAATTCACACCTGACCGAGTACAACCTTATAACTGTACATG ACTCTGTGGTTCGACCATATAAAGAAGCTCTCATTCACCGACTCAAGGAAGATGAAAATTCATTGGCGCAAGTCGCCGGTAGCTCGAATTCCACTTTGCTCCTCATAGAGTGCGTATCTGACCTCCAGCAGCGAGAACACGACCTCGTACAGGTGTCAGTCAACAGAGGGGCGGGGCCTCTTCATGGGCGAGCGCTGGGATTGGACAAGCTGATTGCTCCTTTGACAAGAGTTAGCACCGCCCCTCGCGTGACACTGACGGTGGGCGTGGCCGGCAGCGGAAAAAGCCAAATGGTCCGCCGTTTCGTCCACCTATGGAGCACCGGCCAAATCTATCCAGAGCTGAGTCTCGCAATCCCCATTGCATGCTGGGAATTGAGCAGCTACGACCGCCTCTCGGTCGAACGCTTACTGCGACTGTATGTTCCGTACGATAACATGGACCTAATTATATTTAACGAATCCTGCAAGGTGTTGCTAATTTTCGACGGACTGGAGGAATTCCGCCAGTCGTTGGATTTCGCAGATGCCCCACCCACTAGCGACCCCCGTCGCGAAATTCCAGTGTCGGATCTCATTGCGAATATTGTACGAGGTAACCTCTTGCCATGGGCGACGCTCTGGCTTTTGTCAAGGCCTGGCACGGGGGCGAAAGTTCCGGCAGGATTGGTGGATCGCGTGACGGAAGCCCCGCCTCTTTCTCAAACGCAAATAAAGGATTATATTAATCACTGTATTACAAACACGCTAGATGCGTATTCGCTATCACAAGACAACTCACCGTCTCAAACAAACACAACTGACGACGTTTCCTCCCAAGTTTGGACGTACCTGAATTCTCAGAAACCGTTGCTTATTTTATCTTCCGTGCCGGCGCTTTGTCACATTATCGTAACGACGCTATCGCGCCTTATAAAGTTGGACTCGGATGCCACGCCCCTTCCTCGTTCTCTAACAGAAGTCTACGCCCACTATTGTTGGCCACACCTCTCAGGATCAGACGCTCCCAGTGGCGGCATCCGGAAGTCGCTTAGCACTCTGGGTCGTCTTGCTTTTTACAGCCTCTTACGGCGACGGTATACATTCAGCGAGACTGAATTGCGAACTTACAGTGTCGACGTACCGCCTCAGGGCGGATCGCTCGGCTTCCGCATCCTCCAGCGCAGGCAAAACTGGTCGTCCGATAACGTAGCATGGCAGTTCACGCACACGTCTGTGCAGGAGTTCCTGGGGGCGCTCTTTTACTACATTTCGTCAAGACGTGGGATGTTCGATTTGTTTTCCGAAAGTGGCGTTTCCTGGCCGCGCATCGGCTTCCACAGCCACTACCGTGCCGCGCTGCAGAAAACCAACCAATCGGACGCCGCAGCGCAAGGTAACCTTGACCTCTTCATGCGCTTCCTCTCAGGGCTGTTGTCTCCGGCGGCCGCGACTTTGCTTGGCAGTTTGCTGGGCGTCGGACACGAGGAGCAGGTGACCCAGCGCACAACAGCGACAACTTTGCTTCAGAATGCCGTGACCGGGACGGGAGGTGATGCTGTTAGCATGCGCAGCGTCACGATGGTAACGTGTCTGGCAGAGCTGCAGCAGGCGGAGTGGCTACGATCCGTAGAGGACGATCTCATTAACTGCAGCCTGCGGGGGAAGCTGAAGGGCGGAGTTTGTGCTGTGCTCGCCTACTTGTTGCAAGTATCAGATGCGTGTACTGAAGAGACACAACTGTCCAACTGCCTAGACTCCTCCTCCTTGAAGAAGCTCCTCCCACAGCTGCTGTACTGCAGTAAGCTGAG AATGGAAAACAATGAATTTAAGGAAGGGACCATGGAGCTGTTGGGAAGTCTGCTGAGTGCCAAAGAGTGCCATATTCAGATGCTCAG TCTGGCTGATAACTCCATAAGCAGTAAAGGCATTAAACCACTCAGTCGGGCTCTACTTGTCAACCGAACCCTCACAACCCTGGA CCTTCGTGGCAACAACATTGGTGCCAAGGGAGCAAAGACGTTGTGCGAGGCCCTAAAAATGAACCAGGTCCTCGTGTCAGTGAA TCTGCAGAATAACCACATAGAGGATGAAGGAGCGCGCGCGCTGGCGGAGGTTCTTCAATCAAACCGAAAGCTCACCACACTCAA CgttcagaagaatggcatcggGCCAGAAGGAGTGAAAAAAATCGGCGAAGCCCTTAAAAAGAATCAAACTCTTCAAGATCTCAA TATCTCCAGCAATCATTTGGGTGATTTGGGAACAGTAGCTCTGGCTCAAGCTCTTATGGTCAACCACGTACTCCACACGCTCag TCTTCAGAGTAACTCAGTGAGTGACAGAGGCATTAAAGCTCTCTCACACGCTCTTCAATCAAACCAAGGACTCAGCTGTCTCAA TCTAAGGGAGAATTCAATAGGAGTCTCTGGAGCCAAAGACATTGCTAAAGCCTTAAAAGTCAACACTTGTCTTAGAGAACTTGA TCTGACTGCTAATCTTCTTCACGATGAGGGAGTGACGGCCATCGCTGAAGCCATGAGAGTCAACAGAGCCATCACATCCTTACA tcTCCAGTGGAACTTTATGAAGGCGGGAGCCGCCAAAGCTTTAGCTCAGTCTCTCATGAGCAACACCTGCATTCAGCTGCTGGA TCTGCAGGAGAACGCTCTGGGTGATAACGGCGTCATTGCTTTGGCCTGTGCTCTGAGGTCAAACTCTTCTCTCAATGTGCTCTA TCTTCAGGGTGTATCAGCGGGTAAATCAGGGGCCGTTGCGCTAGCTGAGGCTCTGGTGGTCAACGAAAGCCTTCATACGCTAGA tctaCGTGGAAACTCCATTGGAATGGAAGGAGCAAAGGCGTTTTCCAGCgctctgaagaacaacaggagCTTGAGAAGTCTCAA TCTACAGGAGAATTCTCTGGGGATGGATGGAGCGATCTTCATTGCTACTGCGCTGAGAGGAAACCATCAGCTCACCTACATCAA TCTCCAGGGTAACGGCATCGGGGAGTCAGGGGCAAAGGTCGTCTCAGACGCCATCAAAGCTGGTGCTCCAGATTGTGTGGTGGATATCTAG